In Devosia litorisediminis, one genomic interval encodes:
- a CDS encoding SulP family inorganic anion transporter: MTFIESFRRDWLSNIRGDVLAGIVVALALIPEAIGFSLIAGVDPKVGLYASFSIAMIISITGGRPGMISAATAATAVLMVSLVRDHGLQYLLAATILAGVIQVLAGYARVGYIMRFVSRSVLTGFVNALAILIFMAQLPEIVGMPWETYAMIALGLAIIYLFPRINKTIPSPLVCIIVLTILAVLLKIDVRSVGDLGELPSTLPTFLIPDVPYNLDTLMIILPYSIGVAAVGLLESLLTASIVDQMTDTKSDKNRESVGQGIANFFTGFLGGMAGCAMIGQSVINVRSGGRGRLSTFTAGAFLLFLLMVLGDWVGIIPMPALVAIMIMVSIGTFSWTSLNDMRKHPRRSSLVMVATVVTVVGTHNLALGVGVGVLLSGIFFAWKVSQIFRVSSQLTADGRERDYVIEGQVFFASAEDFLDAMDFKEDLDRVRIDVTKAHIWDLTGVNAVDTAVLKFRREGVEVELVGMNDASATIMDNLAQHDEPNAMEKVLGH; encoded by the coding sequence ATGACATTTATCGAATCGTTTCGCCGTGACTGGCTTTCCAACATCCGCGGTGATGTGCTGGCCGGCATCGTCGTTGCCCTGGCACTGATCCCCGAAGCCATCGGCTTTTCTCTTATTGCCGGCGTCGACCCCAAGGTGGGGCTGTATGCCTCGTTCTCGATTGCCATGATCATTTCGATCACCGGTGGTCGTCCTGGCATGATCTCGGCGGCTACTGCCGCCACTGCCGTGCTGATGGTCAGCCTGGTGCGTGACCACGGCCTGCAATACCTGCTGGCCGCCACCATTCTGGCTGGCGTCATCCAGGTGCTGGCCGGCTATGCGCGGGTTGGCTACATCATGCGCTTCGTATCGCGCTCGGTGCTGACCGGCTTCGTGAACGCGCTGGCGATCCTGATCTTCATGGCGCAATTGCCCGAGATCGTAGGGATGCCATGGGAGACCTATGCGATGATTGCGCTGGGTCTGGCGATCATCTATCTGTTCCCGCGCATCAACAAGACCATCCCCTCGCCACTGGTGTGCATCATCGTGCTGACCATTCTGGCGGTGCTGCTCAAGATCGATGTGCGCTCGGTGGGTGATCTGGGTGAACTGCCCTCGACGCTGCCGACCTTCCTGATCCCCGATGTGCCGTATAATCTCGACACGCTGATGATCATCCTGCCCTATTCGATCGGCGTCGCCGCCGTCGGTCTGCTGGAAAGCCTGCTGACCGCATCAATCGTTGATCAGATGACCGACACCAAGAGCGACAAGAACCGCGAGTCGGTTGGTCAGGGCATTGCCAACTTCTTCACCGGCTTCCTTGGCGGCATGGCCGGTTGCGCCATGATCGGCCAGTCGGTGATCAATGTGCGTTCAGGCGGCCGCGGTCGGTTGTCGACCTTCACGGCCGGTGCGTTCCTGCTGTTCCTGCTCATGGTGCTGGGCGACTGGGTCGGGATCATTCCGATGCCGGCGCTGGTGGCGATCATGATCATGGTGTCGATCGGCACGTTCAGCTGGACCTCGCTGAATGATATGCGCAAGCATCCCCGGCGTTCGAGCCTGGTGATGGTGGCCACGGTGGTGACCGTCGTGGGCACCCATAATCTGGCGCTGGGCGTTGGCGTAGGCGTGCTGCTCTCGGGCATCTTCTTTGCCTGGAAGGTCTCACAGATCTTCCGCGTGTCGTCGCAACTGACCGCTGATGGTCGCGAACGTGACTATGTGATCGAAGGCCAGGTGTTTTTCGCCTCGGCCGAGGATTTCCTCGACGCGATGGACTTCAAGGAAGATCTGGACCGCGTGCGGATCGATGTCACCAAGGCCCATATCTGGGATCTGACAGGCGTCAATGCCGTTGACACTGCCGTGCTCAAGTTCCGCCGTGAAGGCGTGGAAGTGGAACTGGTCGGCATGAACGATGCCAGCGCCACGATCATGGACAATCTGGCCCAGCATGATGAGCCAAACGCCATGGAAAAGGTGCTGGGCCACTAG
- a CDS encoding ABC transporter permease, with protein MFPEIVNTKPLRRSIDDALNWVVRNWGDEFEAAAYPLLMLLKSIENLLLATPWWLITVILVGIAWLATRRWQLPTVVFFALMFLGVMELWEDAMATMALMIAATLTAIVIAIPVGVWMSRSLNVRKSITPLLDLMQTLPSFVYLIPTVMIFGPGKIPALIATIVYASPPLVRLTDLGLRSVDPAVMEASRAFGTNPSQRLFGVQIPLALPTILAGVNQTTMMALSMVVIASMIGAGGLGYQVLQGIGRLEVSRGLFAGLGIVALAIIFDRVTQAFGKQLQARIGLAEAR; from the coding sequence GTGTTCCCAGAAATCGTAAATACCAAGCCGCTCCGCCGCTCGATTGACGACGCCCTGAACTGGGTCGTGCGCAATTGGGGCGATGAATTCGAGGCCGCGGCCTACCCGCTGCTGATGTTGCTCAAGTCCATTGAAAACCTGCTGTTGGCCACTCCATGGTGGCTGATCACGGTGATCCTGGTGGGTATCGCCTGGCTCGCCACGCGCCGCTGGCAGCTGCCAACCGTGGTCTTCTTCGCCCTGATGTTCCTGGGCGTTATGGAGCTTTGGGAAGATGCCATGGCCACCATGGCCCTGATGATCGCGGCCACGCTGACCGCCATCGTCATTGCCATTCCCGTGGGTGTGTGGATGTCCCGCTCGCTCAACGTGCGCAAATCCATCACGCCGCTGCTCGATCTGATGCAGACGCTGCCCAGCTTCGTCTATCTCATCCCGACCGTGATGATCTTTGGCCCTGGCAAGATCCCGGCGCTGATCGCCACCATCGTCTATGCCTCCCCACCTCTGGTGCGCCTGACCGATCTGGGTCTGCGCTCGGTTGATCCGGCCGTCATGGAAGCCAGCCGCGCTTTTGGTACCAATCCAAGCCAGCGTCTGTTCGGCGTGCAGATCCCGCTCGCCTTGCCTACCATTCTGGCCGGCGTGAACCAGACCACGATGATGGCACTGTCCATGGTGGTGATCGCCTCCATGATTGGTGCCGGTGGCCTTGGCTATCAGGTGCTGCAGGGCATTGGTCGTCTCGAAGTCAGCCGCGGCCTGTTCGCTGGTCTGGGCATTGTGGCTCTGGCCATCATCTTTGACCGTGTCACCCAGGCATTCGGCAAACAATTGCAGGCCCGTATCGGCCTGGCGGAGGCGCGCTAG
- a CDS encoding class I SAM-dependent methyltransferase, protein MKPETSHNATTAFGATHAQTYVEGPPRQVPGFEGLHRMTSMLLAERVPAKGRVLVLGAGGGLELKALGDDHAGWTFDGVDPSADMVRLAEQITQPHAARIQLHKGYIDTAPPGPFDGAVCLLTLHFVPRDQRLATLQAMRSRLVPGAPLIVAHISFAQTEPARSQWIARHLAFGGKAPANLEDAKQTFASKLSILSPEDDEAMLRQAGFSDVTLFYVGLSFRGWVAYA, encoded by the coding sequence ATGAAACCCGAAACCTCCCATAACGCCACCACAGCCTTTGGTGCAACACACGCGCAAACCTATGTCGAAGGCCCGCCGCGACAGGTGCCGGGCTTTGAGGGGCTGCACCGCATGACGTCCATGCTGCTGGCCGAGCGCGTTCCTGCCAAGGGGCGTGTGCTCGTCCTGGGCGCCGGCGGCGGCCTGGAGCTCAAGGCCCTGGGCGATGATCACGCCGGCTGGACTTTTGACGGCGTTGATCCTTCGGCCGATATGGTGCGGCTGGCGGAGCAGATCACCCAACCGCATGCCGCCCGCATCCAGCTGCACAAGGGCTATATCGACACAGCGCCGCCCGGCCCCTTCGACGGCGCGGTATGCCTGCTCACCCTGCACTTTGTGCCGCGCGATCAGCGCCTCGCCACGCTGCAGGCGATGCGCAGCCGGTTGGTGCCGGGCGCGCCCCTGATTGTCGCCCATATCAGCTTTGCCCAGACCGAGCCGGCGCGCTCGCAATGGATCGCCCGACACCTGGCCTTTGGCGGCAAGGCGCCGGCCAATCTGGAAGACGCCAAACAGACCTTCGCCAGCAAGCTTTCCATCCTCTCGCCTGAGGACGATGAGGCCATGCTGCGTCAGGCCGGCTTTTCCGATGTCACCCTGTTCTATGTCGGGCTGAGCTTTCGCGGCTGGGTCGCCTACGCCTGA
- a CDS encoding ABC transporter substrate-binding protein: MMLKTGGAAAAIAVALMAAASSPAFAQDAVACDTDRTIDIAEMTWPSAAALAHIHATILEEGFGCNVEIVTGDTVPTSSSMMTRGTPAVAPELWTSAMEEPWNKGKEDGVVVELSLAITDGTVEGWFIPGYTQEAHPELVTVQDVVDHPEIFQDPEEPSKGRLYSCPPGWACEISTSALFEAYEMEDTWNLFSPGSGGALDASIARAFTREEPILFYYWGPTSILGKYDAVMLDMGPADKDIYACNTDADCDKPAGKTAYPSSPAVIGAAAWLPEEAPAIAEYFSKTGLTNAEISELLVYGDENQADAEATAENFLRTKQDVWTKWVPAEVAEKVNASL, from the coding sequence ATGATGCTGAAAACCGGTGGCGCTGCCGCCGCGATTGCTGTTGCCCTCATGGCTGCCGCTTCTTCGCCTGCTTTTGCTCAGGATGCTGTCGCTTGCGACACGGATCGCACGATCGATATCGCCGAGATGACCTGGCCGTCCGCGGCTGCCTTGGCCCACATTCACGCCACCATTCTCGAAGAAGGCTTCGGCTGTAACGTCGAGATCGTCACTGGCGATACCGTCCCAACCTCTTCTTCCATGATGACTCGCGGCACCCCGGCTGTTGCGCCGGAGCTGTGGACCAGCGCCATGGAAGAGCCTTGGAACAAGGGCAAGGAAGACGGCGTCGTCGTTGAACTGTCCCTGGCCATCACCGACGGCACTGTCGAAGGCTGGTTCATCCCCGGCTACACGCAGGAAGCTCACCCCGAGCTCGTGACCGTGCAGGACGTGGTTGATCACCCGGAGATTTTCCAGGATCCAGAAGAGCCCAGCAAGGGCCGCCTCTATTCCTGCCCTCCAGGCTGGGCTTGCGAGATCTCGACCTCGGCCCTGTTTGAAGCCTACGAGATGGAAGACACCTGGAACCTGTTCTCGCCCGGTTCGGGCGGCGCACTGGATGCCTCGATCGCCCGTGCTTTCACGCGCGAAGAACCCATCCTGTTCTACTACTGGGGTCCAACATCGATCCTGGGCAAGTATGACGCTGTGATGCTCGACATGGGTCCCGCCGACAAGGACATCTATGCCTGCAACACCGACGCGGATTGCGACAAGCCAGCCGGCAAGACCGCTTATCCATCGTCGCCTGCTGTCATCGGCGCTGCCGCCTGGCTGCCTGAAGAAGCACCGGCCATTGCCGAGTACTTCTCCAAGACCGGCCTGACCAACGCCGAAATCAGCGAGCTGCTGGTGTATGGTGATGAGAACCAGGCTGACGCCGAGGCAACTGCCGAAAACTTCCTGCGCACCAAGCAGGACGTGTGGACCAAGTGGGTTCCGGCTGAAGTCGCCGAGAAGGTCAACGCAAGCCTCTAG
- a CDS encoding quaternary amine ABC transporter ATP-binding protein: protein MSEATNTPELAIAMRGVTKIFGDDPQTALALLQSGKSKSEVQAETNHVVGLDNVSLDVAKGQIFVVMGLSGSGKSTLIRHVNRLIDPTAGEIIVNGVDVMKMNLDELRTFRRTQIAMVFQKFGLLPHRSVIDNVAYGLEVRGVGKEERLATASKWIETVGLAGYEQSQPRQLSGGQQQRVGLARALAMDTDIILMDEAFSALDPLIRSGMQDQLIELQKSLGKTILFITHDFDEALKIGDRIAVLKDGALQQEGKPEDIVLRPANEHIEEFVREVNKARAIHVRSIMTKGPGEPCDVLVPRDARCEDVLPLFAEHEWVGVQDENGVQIGSITAKQVIRALARHTPAPVGEVAAQ from the coding sequence ATGTCTGAAGCAACCAACACACCCGAACTCGCTATCGCCATGCGCGGCGTCACCAAGATCTTTGGTGACGATCCCCAAACGGCGCTCGCCCTGCTGCAGTCCGGCAAATCCAAGTCCGAAGTGCAGGCCGAGACCAACCACGTTGTCGGTCTCGACAATGTCTCGCTCGACGTCGCCAAGGGCCAGATCTTCGTGGTCATGGGCCTGTCGGGTTCCGGCAAGTCGACCCTTATCCGCCACGTCAACCGGCTGATCGACCCCACGGCGGGCGAGATCATCGTCAATGGCGTGGACGTGATGAAGATGAATCTGGACGAGCTGCGCACTTTCCGCCGCACCCAGATTGCCATGGTGTTCCAGAAGTTCGGCCTGCTGCCGCACCGCTCGGTCATCGACAATGTCGCCTATGGCCTTGAGGTCCGCGGCGTCGGCAAGGAAGAACGTCTCGCCACGGCTTCCAAGTGGATCGAAACCGTTGGTCTGGCCGGCTATGAGCAGAGCCAGCCGCGCCAGCTCTCGGGTGGCCAGCAGCAGCGTGTGGGCCTGGCCCGTGCGCTCGCCATGGATACCGACATCATCCTGATGGATGAGGCTTTCTCGGCGCTTGATCCGCTCATTCGTTCGGGCATGCAGGATCAGCTCATCGAGCTGCAGAAATCACTGGGCAAGACCATCCTGTTCATCACCCACGATTTCGACGAGGCCCTCAAGATCGGTGATCGTATCGCCGTTCTCAAGGACGGCGCCCTGCAGCAGGAAGGCAAGCCCGAAGACATCGTGCTGCGTCCCGCCAATGAACACATCGAAGAGTTCGTGCGCGAAGTGAACAAGGCGCGCGCCATCCATGTGCGCTCGATCATGACCAAGGGCCCCGGCGAGCCTTGCGACGTGCTGGTTCCCCGCGACGCCCGTTGCGAGGACGTGCTGCCGCTGTTCGCCGAACATGAATGGGTCGGCGTTCAGGACGAGAACGGCGTGCAGATCGGCTCAATCACCGCCAAGCAGGTTATCCGCGCCCTGGCGCGTCACACCCCTGCCCCGGTCGGCGAAGTCGCGGCCCAGTAG